Proteins encoded together in one Columba livia isolate bColLiv1 breed racing homer chromosome 3, bColLiv1.pat.W.v2, whole genome shotgun sequence window:
- the DDX1 gene encoding ATP-dependent RNA helicase DDX1, whose protein sequence is MAAFSEMGVMPEIAQAVEEMDWLLPTDIQAESIPLILGGGDVLMAAETGSGKTGAFSIPVIQIVYETLKDQMEGKKGKATIKTGGAVLNKWQMNPYDRGSAFAIGSDGLCCQSREVKEWHGCRATRGVTKGKYYYEVSCHDQGLCRVGWSTMQASLDLGTDKFGFGFGGTGKKSHNKQFDSYGEEFTMHDTIGCYLDIDKGQIKFSKNGKDLGLAFEIPPHIRNQALFAACVLKNAELKFNFGEEDFKFPPKDGYIGLCKAPDGNVVKSQHSGNAQVVQTQNLPNAPKALIVEPSRELAEQTLNNVKQFKKYVDNPKLRELLIIGGVAARDQLSILEQGVDIVVGTPGRLDDLVSTGKLNLSQVRFLVLDEADGLLLQGYSDFINRIHSQIPQITSDGKRLQVIVCSATLHSFDVKKLSEKIMHFPTWVDLKGEDSVPETVHHVVVPVNPKTDKLWERLGKNHIRTDEVHAKDNTRPGANTPEMWSEAIKILKGEYTVRAIKEHKMDQAIIFCRTKIDCDNMEQYFIQQGGGPDRKGHQFSCVCLHGDRKPQERKQNLERFKRGDVRFLICTDVAARGIDIHGVPYVINVTLPDEKQNYVHRIGRVGRAERMGLAISLVAKEKEKVWYHVCSSRGKGCYNTRLKEEGGCTIWYNEMQLLGEIEEHLNCTIAQVEPDIKVPVDDFDGKVTYGQKRALGGGLYKGHVDILAPTVQELAALEKEAQTSFLHLGYLPNQLFRTF, encoded by the exons ATGGCGGCGTTTTCGG AAATGGGTGTTATGCCTGAGATAGCTCAAGCAGTGGAGGAGATGGACTGGCT TCTGCCTACGGATATCCAAGCAGAATCCATCCCACTGATCCTGGGAGGTGGCGATGTACTTATG GCTGCTGAAACAGGGAGTGGCAAAACTGGT GCTTTTAGCATTCCAGTTATCCAGATCGTCTATGAAACGCTGAAGGACCAGATGGAAGgcaagaaagggaaagcaactATTAAAACCGGTGGGGCAG TTCTCAATAAATGGCAAATGAACCCGTATGATAGAGGATCGGCTTTTG CAATTGGATCGGATGGTTTGTGTTGTCAAAGCAGAGAGGTAAAAGAATGGCATGGATGCAGAGCAACTAGAGGCGTGACTAAAG gGAAATACTACTATGAAGTTTCCTGTCATGACCAAGGCTTGTGCAGAGTTGGTTGGTCGACTATGCAGGCTTCACTGGATTTGG GTACTGATAAGTTTGGCTTTGGCTTTGGTGGCACTGGTAAGAAATCTCACAACAAGCAATTTGACAGCTATGGTGAG GAATTCACTATGCATGATACAATTGGGTGTTATCTAGACATAGataaaggacaaataaaattTTCCAAAAATG GGAAGGACCTTGGCCTTGCATTTGAAATCCCACCACACATAAGGAACCAGGCACTTTTTGCAGCTTGTGTACTGAAG AATGCTGaattgaaatttaattttggtGAAGAAGATTTCAAGTTTCCACCAAAAGATGGCTATATTGGTCTTTGCAAGGCTCCTGATGGTAACGTTGTGAAATCACAACACTCAG gAAATGCCCAAGTGGTTCAAACACAGAACCTTCCAAATGCTCCAAAAGCATTGATTGTAGAACCATCAAGAGAGCTGGCAGAACAAACTTTGAACAATGTGAAGCAGTTCAAAAAATATGTCGATAATCCCAAATTAAG GGAACTGCTGATTATTGGTGGGGTTGCTGCAAGAGATCAGCTCTCTATACTGGAACAAGGA GTGGATATCGTCGTTGGAACTCCTGGAAGACTAGATGACCTGGTCTCAACGGGAAAGCTTAATTTATCTCAAGTTAGATTCCTGGTTCTGGATGAAGCT GATGGCCTTCTCCTCCAAGGTTATTCAGATTTCATAAACAGGATCCACAGTCAAATTCCTCAGATAACTTCAGATGGAAAGAGACTTCAG GTGATTGTGTGTTCTGCAACACTACATTCTTTTGATGTGAAAAAACTGTCTGAAAAGATCATGCATTTTCCCACCTGGGTTGATTTGAAAGGAGAAGATTCTGTCCCTGAAACTGTACACCATGTAGTTGTGCCTGTAAATCCAAAAACTGACAAACTCTGGGAAAGACTTGGCAAGAATCATATCAGA acTGATGAAGTACATGCAAAAGACAATACACGACCTGGTGCTAACACTCCAG AAATGTGGTCTGAAGCTATTAAAATTCTAAAAGGAGAGTACACCGTTCGGGCAATCAAAGAACATAAGATGGACCAAGCCATTATTTTCTGCAGGACTAAAATAGATTGTGATAATATGGAGCAGTACTTCATCCAACAGGGCGGAg GCCCTGACAGGAAAGGACATCAGTTCTCATGTGTCTGTCTGCATGGTGACAGAAAACCtcaagaaagaaagcaaaacctggAAAGATTTAAG AGAGGCGATGTCCGTTTCTTGATCTGCACAGATGTTGCTGCTAGAGGAATTGATATTCATGGTGTTCCATATG TTATCAATGTCACACTCCCTGATGAAAAACAGAACTACGTTCATCGAATTGGGAGAGTCGGCAGAGCTGAGAG GATGGGTTTGGCAATCTCTCTTGTggcaaaagagaaggaaaag GTTTGGTATCATGTATGCAGTAGTCGTGGAAAAGGATGTTATAATACTAGACTGAAGGAAGAAGGAGGTTGTACCATATGGTACAATGAGATGCAG ttgctgGGGGAGATTGAAGAACACTTAAACTGCACTATTGCCCAAGTTGAACCAGATATAAAAGTACCAGTAGATGATTTTGATGGTAAAGTTACATATGGGCAGAAAAGAGCTCTGGGTG GTGGACTGTATAAAGGCCATGTGGATATTCTGGCACCTACAGTACAAGAGTTGGCTGCCCTTGAAAAGGAGGCTCAGacgtctttcttacatcttgGCTATCTTCCTAACCAGCTGTTCAGAACATTCTGA